The following are encoded in a window of Panthera leo isolate Ple1 chromosome B2, P.leo_Ple1_pat1.1, whole genome shotgun sequence genomic DNA:
- the LOC122219353 gene encoding butyrophilin subfamily 2 member A2-like yields MVGEDTTFHCHLSPQKNAEDMEVRWFRTHFSRAVLVYKGGRERTEEQLEEFRGRTTFVSDGIKQGSVALVIHNVTAHENGIYHCYFQEGRSYDEAIMRLMVAGLGSKPLIEMKGHEDGDIRLECTSVGWYPEPHAVWRDPYGEIMPALEEAYTVDADGLFTVTVALIIRDCSVRKASCSVNNTLLGQEKETVIFIPESLPPSALPWMAGLAALPPSLLLLVAGVLCLARKVHREKEVENEERETACQELGKEDVEKEKEREIREHLLEELRWRRTLLHAADVVLDPETAHPELFLTEDRRGVRRGPSRQSVPDNPERFDCRPCVLGLESFSSGRHYWEVEVENVMVWALGLCRDNVERKGEALLVPRNGFWTLEMFGNQYRVLSSPEKILPLKERLRRVGIFLDYEAGDISFYNMRDRSHIYTCPRSPFSGPLRPFFRLGSDDSPLFICPAFTGARGVAVPEGGLILHRTGTQRSHQGQFPGLRAK; encoded by the exons ATGGTGGGAGAAGACACCACGTTTCACTGCCACCTGTCCCCCCAGAAGAACGCTGAGGACATGGAAGTGCGGTGGTTCCGGACTCACTTCTCGCGGGCAGTGCTCGTGTACAAGGGTGGACGAGAGAGAACCGAGGAACAGCTGGAGGAGTTCCGAGGAAGGACGACCTTTGTGAGCGACGGCATCAAACAGGGGAGCGTGGCACTCGTCATACACAATGTCACAGCGCACGAGAATGGCATCTACCACTGTTACTTCCAAGAAGGCAGGTCCTACGATGAGGCCATCATGCGGCTGATGGTTGCAG gccTGGGCTCCAAGCCCCTCATTGAAATGAAGGGCCATGAGGACGGGGACATCCGGCTGGAGTGCACATCCGTAGGGTGGtacccagagccccacgcggtgTGGAGGGACCCTTACGGTGAGATCATGCCCGCCCTGGAGGAGGCTTACACTGTGGACGCAGACGGCCTCTTCACGGTCACCGTGGCCCTGATCATCAGGGACTGCTCTGTGAGGAAAGCGTCCTGCTCCGTCAACAACACCCTGCTTGGCCAGGAGAAGGAAACTGTGATTTTCATTCCAG AATCCTTGCCCCCCAGCGCACTCCCCTGGATGGCGGGCCTCGCTGCCCTCCCGCCTTCTCTGCTGCTCCTTGTCGCTGGAGTCCTCTGTCTCGCCAGGAAAGTCCACCGGGAAAAAGAGGTTgagaatgaagagagagaaactgcatgccaggaactggggaaagaagatgtggaaaaagagaaagaacgtGAGATCAGAG AGCATCTTCTAGAAGAACTGC GATGGAGAAGAACCCTGCTACATGCCG CTGACGTGGTCCTAGACCCAGAAACGGCACATCCTGAGCTCTTCCTGACAGAGGACCGGAGAGGTGTGAGGCGAGGCCCCTCCAGGCAGAGTGTGCCTGACAACCCCGAGAGGTTCGACTGCCGGCCCTGTGTCCTGGGCCTGGAGAGCTTCTCCTCAGGGAGGCACTACTGGGAGGTGGAGGTCGAAAACGTGATGGTGTGGGCTCTGGGGCTTTGTAGAGACAATGTCGAGAGGAAAGGAGAGGCCTTACTGGTTCCTCGGAATGGCTTCTGGACCCTGGAGATGTTTGGAAACCAATACCGGGTCCTGTCTTCCCCCGAGAAGATCCTCCCCCTGAAAGAGCGCCTTCGCCGCGTGGGCATCTTTCTGGACTACGAAGCTGGAGATATCTCCTTCTATAACATGAGGGACCGGTCACACATCTACACGTGTCCCCGCTCACCCTTCTCTGGGCCCTTGAGACCCTTCTTCAGGCTGGGGTCTGATGACAGCCCCCTCTTCATCTGCCCAGCCTTCACAGGGGCCCGGGGGGTCGCGGTGCCCGAGGGCGGCCTGATCCTTCACAGGACGGGGACCCAGCGCAGTCACCAGGGTCAGTTCCCTGGTCTCAGAGCCAAGTAG